A stretch of the Panicum virgatum strain AP13 chromosome 9N, P.virgatum_v5, whole genome shotgun sequence genome encodes the following:
- the LOC120687602 gene encoding protein disulfide isomerase-like 2-3, with product MAALPVAEAGGLVRRWGRRFPTAEAAPPVAALLLAATATSPAAALYSAGSPVLQLDPNNFKSKMLNSNRVVLVEFFASWCGHCKQLALAWEKAAHMVVRALR from the exons atggccgcccttCCCGTCGCTGAGGCCGGAGGGCTCGTGCGCCGTTGGGGCCGCCGCTTCCCCACCGCCGAGGCCGCCCCTCCCGTCGCtgcgctcctcctcgccgccacggccaccTCCCCGGCTGCCGCGCTCTATTCGGCGGGCTCCCCCGTCCTCCAGCTCGACCCCAACAACTTCAAATCCAAG ATGCTAAACTCGAACAGGGTGGTGCTGGTTGAGTTCTTCGCATCGTGGTGCGGACACTGCAAGCAGCTGGCTCTAGCCTGGGAGAAGGCTGCCCACATGGTGGTGCGAGCACTGCGCTAA